Genomic segment of Thermogemmatispora onikobensis:
GCCAGATAGGGCAAGAACCTCGCTGCAGCACCTGCTGGGCAATGCTGCCGAAGAGAAGATCACGTACACCTCCATTGCCATGTGTACACATGACCACGAGGTCGCTCTCTAACTCCTCCACATGCTCCACAATGCCCCGCGCAACGCTCTGTTCCCGATTCTCGTGAACATGCACAGCAACCGCCAGATCTTCCAAGCGCAGACGCGCAGCTACCTCTTCAAGGTAGATCTCAGCCTCAGCACGGTCGCGTAGATGTCGTTCACCATGTACCTGAGACGGCGGATGTTGCTCCAGAATATGCAGGAGCACGATCTCACCTTGATAGCGCTGGGCCAGGGCCGCTGCACTCGGAAGCACAGCCTCGGCCAGGCGCGAGCCATCTAAGGGAACGAGGAGTCTTAGCCTGCCACTCTTCCCCGCAAAGACTTTCTCACACTCGCTCCCCAGGTCAGGCCCAGACTCTCGCGCAACACGCTCCCCAGCTCCTCGCTTGATAGCCTGCTGCTGACCGCGATCGCTTTCTCCTTGCTCACAAGCAGGCAACATTTTACCAGCCTCCTGTAAAGACCTGATACAAGAGAAAGACATTGAGAGCTATAATCAGACCGGCAACCAACCAGGCCAGAATGGTCGTCAGTCGGCTGTTGACTAATATCCCCATGATATCATGGCGCTGCGTAAAGAGGATCAGAGGCACGAGAGCAAAAGGGATGCCAAAGCTGAGCACCACTTGGCTGATGACCAGGGTTCTCGTCGGTTCCAGGCCAAGCATGATCACGAGCAGAGATGGCAGCATGGTCACGAGACGCCGCAACCAGA
This window contains:
- a CDS encoding universal stress protein, which translates into the protein MLPACEQGESDRGQQQAIKRGAGERVARESGPDLGSECEKVFAGKSGRLRLLVPLDGSRLAEAVLPSAAALAQRYQGEIVLLHILEQHPPSQVHGERHLRDRAEAEIYLEEVAARLRLEDLAVAVHVHENREQSVARGIVEHVEELESDLVVMCTHGNGGVRDLLFGSIAQQVLQRGSCPIWLVQPRKDGSAPSFKLRRILVPLDGTPEHEPALPAATALARAFEAGLCLVFVIPTLTTLVGEAAVSGTMLPATMHAVLDLAEQGARSYLQQVVEECQKQGVKAQGEVLRGETVLEVVKLLERQEIDLVVLASHARAGLDALLSGSVAPRLVGRVSVPLLLVRATSL